The window AGAGAGATGCAGGATTTACAATAGCTTCTAACTCTAAGGAAATTCCATTAGATCAGTCTAACCTAGTGTACAAAGCTTATAATGTAATGGCGAAAAAATTTAATATAAATAAAGGAATTCACATTTATATAGAGAAAAACATACCAGTAGCTGGAGGACTTGCAGGAGGAAGCACAGATGCAGCAGCAGTCTTAAAAGGCTTAAATACCCTATGGAAGCTAAACCTTAGAGAAGATCAGCTAATGGATATAGGCTTGAAAATTGGAGCAGATGTACCCTATTGTATCATGGGAGGCACAGCCTTAGCAAAAGGTATAGGAGAAAAGCTAACTAGACTTAAGAGCTTTTCTGATAGGCTTATATTGATTGCAAATCCAGGCTTGAACATCTCAACTGCAGATGTATACAATAATCTTAAATTAGAAAAAATAACAGATAGACCACACACAGAAAATATGCTAAAGTACATAGAAAAAGGGGATACCGAGCTTGTAGCTAAGGAGATGAAGAATGTACTAGAAGGGGTAACAATAAAGGAAAATCCTATACTAAATAAGATAAAAGAGCAAATGATATCACATGGAGCTTTAGGAAGTCTTATGAGTGGTAGTGGACCAACTATCTTTGGAATATTTAGTGATTCAACAGACCTAGCTAAATGTGAAGAAAACTTAAAGTACAGTATTAAAACAGTTTTATCAACAAAAACTGTTTAAGGAGGAAGCGTTGATGAATATAGATTTAGATAAACTAAGTTTACATGACTATAAACCACTTAGAGAAATAGTCTTTGAATCAATAAGAGAAGCTATTATAGATGGTAAACTAAAGCCCGGAGAGAGGGTTATGGAAGTACAATTAGCAGAAAAGCTGGGAGTTAGTAGAACACCAGTAAGAGAAGCCATAAGAAAGCTTGAGCTTGAAGGTTTATTAATAATGGAGCCTAGAAAGGGAGCCTATGTAGCAGATGTTTCATTAAAGGACTTAGTAGATGTATTAGAGGTTAGATCATCTTTAGAGGGCTTAGCTGCATCTCTTGCAGCTACTAGAGCTAGTGAAGAAGAGATAGAAGTATTAAAAGAAAAGGCGGCACAGT of the Proteiniborus sp. DW1 genome contains:
- a CDS encoding GntR family transcriptional regulator, with amino-acid sequence MNIDLDKLSLHDYKPLREIVFESIREAIIDGKLKPGERVMEVQLAEKLGVSRTPVREAIRKLELEGLLIMEPRKGAYVADVSLKDLVDVLEVRSSLEGLAASLAATRASEEEIEVLKEKAAQFKECIEKNDVQGMINKDTEFHEAILQAAKNKKLTSIIESLREQLQRFRVTYFTEYNMTTYLASEHQKVLDAIESRDPDKANEYAQQHIENLEKHIVSHIKDKL
- the ispE gene encoding 4-(cytidine 5'-diphospho)-2-C-methyl-D-erythritol kinase, translated to MKKIIIDAHAKINLSLDVLKRREDGYHELEMIMQQIALKDVITIEERDAGFTIASNSKEIPLDQSNLVYKAYNVMAKKFNINKGIHIYIEKNIPVAGGLAGGSTDAAAVLKGLNTLWKLNLREDQLMDIGLKIGADVPYCIMGGTALAKGIGEKLTRLKSFSDRLILIANPGLNISTADVYNNLKLEKITDRPHTENMLKYIEKGDTELVAKEMKNVLEGVTIKENPILNKIKEQMISHGALGSLMSGSGPTIFGIFSDSTDLAKCEENLKYSIKTVLSTKTV